A stretch of Sinimarinibacterium sp. NLF-5-8 DNA encodes these proteins:
- the uvrC gene encoding excinuclease ABC subunit UvrC, which yields MLGANDELLYVGKARNLRRRVSSYFLRASGNPRIESMVSQIRRIEVTLTHTEDEALILEATLIKDLKPRYNIYYRDDKSYPYVRISAHEFPRIAYYRGAKVGKDQYFGPFPSATAVRDTLQSLQKLFLLRPCRDTFMAHRDRPCLQYQIKRCSAPCVGLISAEDYARDVRNAARLLQGKGDDLSQELTHEMEQAAEELDFERAAKLRDQVAALKRVRQNQAMTGGAQDLDVVVVAPHQSSSCVTVITVRGGVNLGHKSYFPKHPPQTDEADLLESFISQHYLSQPPPAEILLSHDLEEAELLEQALSQRAGRKVKVQRPQRGIKLRLLDMAAQTAAQALSTHLIEAASMDERLLELQNALDLERPPQRMECFDISHTQGERAVASCVVFNEDGPLKSAYRKFNIDGITPGDDYAAIHQAVYRRFSKLKSGQGQAPDVLFIDGGQGQLNAALAALDELEIDSLRVVAIAKGPTRRPGLEELLLPELEMPLRLPPDSPALHLIQRIRDESHRFAITGHRGRREKARLVSGLDEIEGLGPARRRALLRAFGGVAQIRRTSVDDLAAVEGVSRTLAERIYAYFHD from the coding sequence ATGCTCGGCGCCAATGATGAGCTGCTGTATGTGGGCAAGGCGCGCAATCTGCGGCGGCGGGTGTCCAGCTATTTTTTACGCGCCAGCGGCAATCCGCGGATTGAGTCGATGGTGTCGCAAATCCGCCGCATCGAGGTGACGCTGACGCACACCGAAGATGAAGCGCTGATTTTAGAAGCCACGCTGATCAAGGATTTAAAGCCGCGCTACAACATTTATTACCGCGACGATAAAAGCTATCCCTACGTTCGCATCAGCGCGCATGAGTTTCCCCGCATTGCCTACTATCGCGGCGCAAAGGTTGGCAAAGATCAATACTTTGGCCCGTTTCCCAGCGCCACTGCCGTGCGCGATACGCTGCAATCGCTGCAAAAACTGTTTTTGCTGCGTCCCTGCCGCGACACCTTTATGGCGCACCGCGACCGCCCTTGTTTGCAGTACCAGATCAAGCGTTGCTCGGCGCCTTGCGTGGGGCTGATTTCTGCCGAGGATTACGCGCGCGATGTGCGCAACGCCGCGCGCCTGCTGCAAGGCAAGGGTGATGATCTTTCGCAAGAGCTGACGCATGAGATGGAGCAGGCCGCCGAGGAATTGGATTTTGAGCGCGCGGCCAAGCTGCGCGATCAAGTTGCCGCGCTCAAGCGCGTGCGCCAAAACCAGGCGATGACCGGCGGTGCTCAAGATTTGGACGTGGTGGTGGTTGCGCCGCATCAATCCAGCAGTTGCGTCACCGTGATCACCGTGCGCGGCGGGGTCAATCTGGGGCACAAAAGCTATTTTCCCAAGCATCCGCCGCAGACCGATGAGGCCGATTTGCTGGAGAGCTTTATCAGCCAGCATTACCTGAGCCAGCCACCGCCCGCTGAGATTTTGCTCAGTCACGATTTAGAAGAAGCCGAGTTACTGGAACAGGCGCTAAGCCAGCGCGCGGGTCGCAAGGTCAAGGTTCAGCGCCCGCAACGCGGCATCAAACTGCGGCTGCTGGATATGGCCGCGCAAACCGCTGCGCAGGCGCTTTCCACGCATTTGATTGAAGCCGCCAGCATGGACGAGCGCTTGCTGGAGCTGCAAAACGCGCTGGATTTGGAGCGTCCGCCGCAGCGCATGGAATGTTTTGATATTTCGCACACCCAAGGCGAGCGCGCGGTGGCGTCCTGCGTGGTGTTTAACGAAGACGGGCCGCTTAAAAGCGCCTATCGCAAGTTCAATATCGACGGCATCACGCCGGGCGATGACTATGCCGCTATTCACCAGGCCGTTTACCGGCGCTTTTCCAAACTCAAAAGCGGGCAGGGACAAGCGCCCGATGTGCTGTTTATCGACGGCGGCCAAGGCCAGCTCAACGCCGCACTGGCCGCGCTGGATGAGCTGGAAATCGACAGTCTGCGCGTGGTTGCCATCGCCAAAGGCCCCACCCGTCGTCCGGGTCTGGAAGAACTGCTGCTGCCAGAGCTGGAAATGCCGCTGCGCCTGCCGCCGGACTCCCCCGCGCTGCATTTGATTCAGCGCATCCGCGATGAATCCCACCGTTTTGCCATCACCGGCCACCGGGGGCGCCGCGAAAAAGCCCGCCTTGTTTCAGGGCTGGATGAAATCGAAGGTCTTGGCCCCGCGCGCCGCCGTGCACTGCTGCGCGCGTTTGGTGGCGTGGCACAAATCCGTCGCACCAGCGTTGATGACCTGGCCGCCGTTGAAGGCGTTTCGCGCACGTTGGCAGAACGGATTTATGCGTATTTCCATGACTAA
- a CDS encoding type II toxin-antitoxin system Phd/YefM family antitoxin, whose amino-acid sequence MSHVSANDLKTRGVSAIEAALAAYPQAVVSVRGKDRYVVMELEHYQLLREYELQAALAQARADIAAGRSIQESAEAHLVRLDQM is encoded by the coding sequence ATGAGCCATGTCAGTGCAAACGATCTGAAAACGCGCGGCGTATCGGCCATTGAAGCCGCGCTGGCGGCGTATCCGCAGGCGGTTGTTTCAGTGCGCGGAAAAGATCGCTATGTGGTAATGGAATTAGAGCATTATCAATTACTTAGAGAGTACGAGCTACAGGCGGCGCTGGCTCAGGCGCGCGCCGATATTGCCGCCGGACGCAGCATTCAGGAAAGTGCAGAAGCCCATTTGGTACGCTTGGATCAAATGTAA
- a CDS encoding plasmid stabilization protein has protein sequence MRYTLIFTDAYNRRAAKWLKKHPDMRQQYLKTLQLLALNPHHPSLRLHALSGRLTGIHSVSINVAYRMTLHFWVDEHAIVPLDVGSHDTVY, from the coding sequence ATGCGTTACACGCTGATCTTTACCGATGCGTATAACCGCCGCGCGGCAAAGTGGCTCAAAAAACACCCTGATATGCGCCAGCAGTATCTCAAGACGTTGCAGCTACTGGCGCTCAATCCGCATCATCCGTCGCTACGATTACATGCTTTGAGTGGCCGCTTGACCGGGATTCACTCGGTCTCAATTAACGTGGCCTATCGGATGACGCTGCATTTTTGGGTGGACGAACACGCTATTGTTCCACTGGATGTGGGCAGCCACGATACGGTCTATTAG
- a CDS encoding DUF4105 domain-containing protein, whose translation MILIKAALTLLCLIATLWGAMAFYYQFPHPSARALVAGAWVVLGLSSSLALWGWPKPAMALFGSCFLLQLLWWHSITPRADRDWAPEVAQLATGHYSGDWATLDHVRNFNWRSLDDYDVRWERRQYDLSTLQSVDMLLSEWGVKGIAHVLVSFGFTNGDYLTFSVEIRKERDEKFSEYGGFFKQFEASIIAADERDIVRVRTNIRKETVGLYRVNLSPDARRALFIAYINHANQLARAPAFYNTLTANCTTVVYEMLQKIVGGIPLDYRLLLSAYLPEYLHRLGATAQGVGIIALREQGAINARAQAAAGADDFSAQIRRGVPGVD comes from the coding sequence ATGATCCTGATCAAAGCCGCGCTCACGCTGTTGTGCCTGATTGCAACCCTTTGGGGCGCAATGGCGTTTTATTACCAATTCCCCCACCCCAGCGCGCGCGCGCTGGTGGCGGGCGCCTGGGTCGTGCTGGGCTTATCCAGCAGCCTCGCCCTGTGGGGGTGGCCCAAACCCGCGATGGCGCTGTTCGGCAGCTGCTTTTTGCTGCAACTGCTGTGGTGGCACAGCATCACCCCGCGCGCCGACCGCGACTGGGCACCCGAAGTCGCCCAGCTCGCCACCGGCCACTACAGCGGCGATTGGGCCACGCTCGATCACGTTCGCAACTTCAACTGGCGCAGCCTCGACGATTACGACGTTCGCTGGGAGCGCCGCCAATACGATCTGAGCACGCTGCAATCGGTGGATATGCTGCTGTCCGAATGGGGCGTCAAAGGTATCGCGCATGTGCTGGTTTCGTTTGGCTTTACCAATGGCGACTACCTCACCTTTTCGGTGGAAATCCGCAAAGAGCGCGATGAAAAATTCTCGGAGTACGGCGGTTTTTTCAAGCAGTTTGAAGCCAGCATCATTGCCGCCGATGAGCGCGACATCGTTCGGGTGCGCACCAATATCCGCAAAGAAACCGTTGGCCTGTACCGCGTCAACCTCTCGCCTGACGCCCGCCGCGCGCTGTTCATCGCCTACATCAACCACGCCAACCAACTCGCGCGCGCGCCGGCTTTTTACAACACGCTGACCGCCAACTGCACCACGGTGGTCTACGAGATGCTGCAAAAAATCGTTGGCGGTATTCCGCTGGATTACCGGCTGTTGCTATCGGCTTATTTGCCCGAATACCTGCACCGCCTCGGCGCCACCGCCCAAGGTGTTGGCATCATTGCCCTGCGCGAACAAGGCGCAATCAACGCGCGCGCGCAGGCCGCCGCCGGTGCCGATGATTTTTCTGCCCAAATCCGGCGCGGGGTGCCGGGGGTGGATTGA
- a CDS encoding NADPH-dependent FMN reductase, which yields MSNNKNVAVIIGSLRQGSHSRQIANALRAAAPAGLTLNIVEIGDLPLYNQDLETDTPPAAWTSFRNAVNANDAVLFITPEYNRSVPGLLKNAIDVGSRPWGQAVWNDKPAAIISLSIGALGGFGANHHLRQMLAFFTMPVMAQPEAYIGNAGNLFDDAGQFKDAGTADFLKGFVSAFARWIEQVRR from the coding sequence ATGTCCAATAACAAAAACGTCGCCGTCATCATCGGCAGCCTGCGCCAAGGCTCACACAGCCGCCAGATTGCCAACGCGCTGCGCGCGGCTGCACCGGCAGGTTTGACGCTGAATATCGTCGAAATCGGCGATCTGCCGCTGTACAACCAGGATCTTGAAACCGACACCCCGCCAGCGGCATGGACGAGTTTTCGCAACGCCGTCAACGCCAACGACGCGGTGCTGTTCATCACTCCCGAATACAACCGTTCGGTGCCGGGCTTGCTCAAAAACGCGATTGACGTGGGCTCCCGTCCCTGGGGTCAGGCGGTGTGGAATGACAAACCGGCGGCGATCATCAGCCTGTCCATCGGCGCGCTCGGCGGCTTTGGTGCCAACCACCATCTGCGGCAAATGCTGGCGTTTTTCACCATGCCGGTGATGGCGCAGCCGGAAGCGTACATCGGCAACGCGGGCAATCTGTTTGATGATGCCGGTCAGTTCAAAGACGCGGGCACCGCTGATTTTCTCAAGGGCTTTGTCAGCGCATTTGCCCGCTGGATCGAGCAGGTTCGCCGCTAA
- the ahpF gene encoding alkyl hydroperoxide reductase subunit F yields MLEAGLKQQLKAYLERVTRPIEITAYYDTSPAAAEMRALLGEIAELCDKISVREGNDARARTPSFALSTPGQDIHLTFAGIPLGHEFTSLVLALLQVGGHPSKLAQDVIEQVKNLDADLRFETYFSLSCQNCPDVVQALNLMAVLNPRITHVAIDGALFEKEVEDRQVMSVPKVYLNGEEFASGRMGVEEILAKVDTNAGAREAEKIKAKEAFDVLVIGGGPAGAAAAIYAARKGIRTGVAAERFGGQVLDTLAIENFISVNHTEGPKLATALEQHVREYEVDVMNLQRATQLTPAGDDGLVSVTLENGAALKAKSVVLATGARWRQMNVPGEDQYRNKGVAYCPHCDGPLFKGKHVAVIGGGNSGVEAAIDLAGIVSHVTLIEFDHQLRADEVLQRKLRSLPNVTIITSAQTTEVTGDGARVNGLTYKDRNTDASHRVDLEGVFVQIGLLPNTEWLKGTVNLTARGEIEIDARGQTNVPGVFAAGDCTTVPYKQIVIAMGAGATAALSAFDHLIRT; encoded by the coding sequence ATGTTAGAAGCCGGACTCAAACAACAACTCAAGGCCTACCTGGAGCGCGTCACGCGCCCGATTGAAATCACGGCCTATTACGACACCTCCCCCGCCGCCGCTGAAATGCGCGCGCTGCTTGGTGAAATCGCTGAGCTGTGCGACAAAATCAGCGTGCGCGAAGGCAACGATGCGCGCGCGCGCACCCCCTCTTTTGCGCTGAGCACGCCGGGGCAAGACATTCACTTAACCTTTGCCGGTATTCCGCTGGGGCACGAGTTCACCTCGCTGGTGCTGGCGCTGCTGCAAGTGGGCGGCCATCCGTCCAAGCTGGCGCAAGACGTCATTGAACAGGTTAAAAACCTAGATGCTGATCTGCGCTTTGAAACCTATTTTTCGCTGTCCTGCCAAAACTGCCCGGATGTGGTGCAGGCGCTCAACCTGATGGCGGTGCTCAACCCGCGCATCACCCACGTTGCCATTGACGGCGCGCTGTTTGAAAAAGAAGTGGAAGACCGGCAGGTGATGTCGGTGCCCAAGGTTTATTTAAACGGTGAGGAGTTTGCCTCCGGGCGCATGGGCGTGGAAGAAATCCTCGCCAAGGTCGATACCAACGCTGGTGCGCGCGAGGCGGAAAAAATCAAGGCCAAAGAAGCGTTTGATGTGCTCGTCATCGGCGGCGGTCCGGCGGGCGCTGCGGCCGCGATCTACGCCGCGCGCAAAGGCATTCGCACCGGCGTTGCCGCTGAACGCTTTGGCGGCCAGGTGCTCGACACTTTGGCGATTGAAAACTTCATTTCGGTCAACCACACCGAAGGCCCCAAACTCGCCACCGCGCTGGAGCAGCATGTGCGCGAGTACGAGGTGGATGTTATGAATCTGCAGCGCGCGACCCAGCTCACGCCCGCCGGGGACGATGGCCTGGTGTCGGTGACGCTGGAAAACGGCGCGGCGCTCAAGGCCAAATCAGTAGTGCTGGCCACCGGCGCGCGCTGGCGGCAGATGAACGTGCCGGGCGAAGATCAATACCGCAACAAGGGCGTGGCTTACTGCCCGCACTGCGATGGCCCGCTGTTCAAGGGCAAACATGTGGCGGTGATCGGCGGCGGCAACTCCGGCGTGGAAGCGGCGATTGACCTCGCGGGCATCGTCAGCCATGTCACGCTGATCGAGTTTGATCACCAGCTGCGCGCCGATGAGGTGCTGCAACGCAAGCTGCGCAGCCTGCCCAACGTCACCATCATCACCTCGGCGCAAACCACCGAAGTCACCGGCGACGGCGCGCGCGTCAATGGCCTGACCTACAAGGATCGCAACACCGACGCCAGCCATCGCGTAGACCTGGAAGGCGTGTTTGTACAGATTGGCTTGCTGCCCAATACCGAGTGGCTCAAGGGCACGGTCAACCTCACCGCGCGCGGTGAGATCGAGATCGACGCGCGCGGGCAAACCAACGTGCCCGGCGTGTTTGCGGCGGGCGACTGCACCACCGTGCCGTACAAGCAAATCGTCATTGCCATGGGTGCGGGTGCCACCGCCGCGCTGAGTGCGTTTGATCATCTGATTCGGACGTAA